One genomic window of Candidatus Baltobacteraceae bacterium includes the following:
- a CDS encoding amidohydrolase, with product MAIPVEVPRDELVRYRRHIHAHPELSMEEFETAAFIEGELASGGFDEIRTGIGKTGILATLKGGRPGPVTLLRADMDALPVTEEGEAAYRSQRPGVMHACGHDAHVAILLSAARALAKRRDEIKGTLVFCFQPGEEGFAGNKLMIEDGALENPHVDRTFALHVYTGLEAGKIGIRDGAFFASSDRFEITLLGKGGHGAMPHSSVDPIVAAAQLVLMLQTIASREIAPKDPVVVTVGSVHSGTTFNVIPDRALLQGTVRALDPAVRDSLPKRIERITEGLCDALRLDYEYEYQWGYPPTVNDKTVNDVVRAVGCDVAGEANVIDPHDIVMWAEDMAFMQMERPGSYFILGARGLEKGVEPQHSARYDIDERVLEIGFKMMVGIGLS from the coding sequence ATGGCAATTCCGGTCGAGGTACCCCGCGACGAGCTCGTACGGTATCGGCGGCACATTCACGCGCACCCCGAGCTCTCGATGGAAGAGTTCGAAACGGCCGCGTTCATCGAAGGCGAGCTGGCAAGCGGTGGTTTCGACGAAATTCGGACCGGCATCGGAAAAACCGGCATTCTCGCGACGCTCAAAGGCGGGCGTCCAGGTCCGGTAACGCTGCTGCGCGCCGATATGGACGCGTTGCCCGTCACCGAGGAAGGCGAGGCCGCATATCGATCGCAGCGTCCCGGCGTGATGCACGCCTGCGGACACGACGCTCATGTGGCGATCCTGCTTTCGGCAGCGCGCGCCTTAGCCAAACGCCGCGATGAGATCAAGGGAACGCTGGTCTTTTGCTTTCAACCCGGCGAAGAGGGCTTCGCCGGAAACAAGCTGATGATCGAAGACGGGGCGCTCGAGAATCCGCACGTCGATCGCACATTCGCGCTTCACGTGTACACCGGATTGGAAGCCGGCAAGATCGGCATTCGCGACGGCGCGTTCTTCGCGTCGTCGGATCGCTTCGAGATCACCTTGCTTGGGAAAGGCGGGCACGGCGCGATGCCGCACTCGTCTGTCGATCCCATCGTGGCGGCAGCGCAACTCGTGCTGATGCTGCAGACGATCGCGAGCCGCGAAATCGCACCCAAGGATCCAGTGGTCGTTACCGTTGGTTCCGTTCACTCCGGCACAACGTTCAACGTTATTCCGGACAGGGCGCTGCTGCAGGGTACGGTGCGGGCGCTCGATCCCGCAGTGCGCGACTCGCTGCCGAAACGAATCGAGCGAATAACCGAAGGTTTGTGCGATGCTTTGCGTCTCGATTACGAGTACGAGTATCAGTGGGGCTACCCGCCGACGGTCAACGATAAGACGGTCAACGACGTCGTCCGGGCCGTGGGATGCGACGTTGCCGGCGAGGCGAACGTCATCGATCCGCACGACATCGTGATGTGGGCCGAAGACATGGCGTTCATGCAGATGGAGCGCCCGGGGTCGTACTTCATCCTCGGCGCGCGCGGCCTCGAAAAGGGCGTCGAGCCGCAGCACAGCGCTCGCTACGACATCGACGAACGCGTGCTGGAGATCGGGTTCAAGATGATGGTGGGAATCGGCCTGAGTTAA
- a CDS encoding thiamine pyrophosphate-dependent dehydrogenase E1 component subunit alpha: MAPKVDTSFERHGLTDEQLVALFRVMLMHRTLESRGFQLNRQGKIPFASAGEGHEAVQAGAALAFERGTDVLVPYYRDLGLNVGIGLTPYEVLLSLFGRAADHSAGRQFPHHYASRKLGLYSISSVIAAQLPHAVGAAYAIKYRGEKRAVLTTCGDGATSEGEWHEAMNFAAVHRLPVVFLIENNEWAISTPLSKQMAQPDIYKRAEGYGMPGVVVDGMDPIACYAAVKNALDRARSGGGPTLVEGKCYRFLAHTTDDDDRAYRSREEVAERRKGDPVPCFERTLLEHGIMTDAEVEALKRSVLEETNEATDRAETMPYPNPDDLYADVYADGWEPWKDTHG, translated from the coding sequence GTGGCACCGAAAGTCGACACGTCCTTCGAGCGGCATGGCCTGACCGACGAGCAACTCGTCGCGCTGTTTCGCGTCATGCTCATGCACCGGACGCTCGAGAGCCGGGGCTTCCAGCTCAACCGCCAAGGGAAGATTCCCTTTGCATCCGCCGGGGAAGGCCACGAGGCCGTTCAGGCCGGCGCGGCGCTCGCTTTCGAGCGCGGGACCGACGTGCTCGTTCCCTACTACCGCGATCTGGGACTCAACGTCGGGATCGGCCTGACGCCCTACGAAGTGCTGCTTTCGCTGTTCGGGCGCGCGGCGGATCACTCGGCGGGGCGCCAGTTTCCGCACCACTACGCTAGCCGCAAACTGGGCTTATACTCGATCAGCTCCGTGATCGCCGCGCAGCTCCCGCACGCGGTCGGCGCCGCCTACGCGATCAAGTACCGCGGCGAGAAACGTGCCGTGCTGACCACGTGCGGCGACGGAGCGACCAGCGAAGGCGAGTGGCACGAAGCGATGAACTTCGCCGCGGTCCATCGGCTGCCGGTCGTTTTTCTGATCGAAAACAACGAGTGGGCGATCTCGACGCCCCTTTCCAAGCAGATGGCACAGCCGGACATCTATAAACGCGCCGAGGGCTACGGGATGCCCGGCGTCGTGGTCGACGGGATGGATCCGATTGCGTGCTATGCGGCCGTCAAAAACGCGCTAGACCGCGCCCGATCCGGCGGTGGTCCGACGCTCGTCGAGGGAAAGTGCTATCGGTTTCTCGCGCATACGACCGACGACGACGATCGCGCGTACCGCTCGCGCGAAGAAGTGGCCGAGCGCCGCAAGGGCGATCCGGTTCCGTGCTTCGAGCGAACGCTGCTCGAGCACGGCATTATGACCGACGCGGAAGTTGAGGCGCTGAAGCGTTCGGTCCTCGAGGAAACCAACGAAGCTACGGATCGCGCCGAAACGATGCCGTATCCGAACCCCGACGATCTCTACGCAGACGTTTACGCCGACGGTTGGGAACCGTGGAAAGACACACATGGCTAA
- a CDS encoding NAD(P)/FAD-dependent oxidoreductase — MATSDVRKYVIIGNGFAGTTAAEQLRKHDPSCEIVLFGDEPYTLYNRISLPPMLRRQIPEAKVMIRNEAWHEQHRIELHLRTRVERIVPQERVVMAGGKSYPFDALLIATGGRPNPTGKPGADGAANLYPFQYLDDTRAISEQIDRSKAAVAIGGSFIAYELAEAFSSRGVETHWLMRGPRGLHRVMDDLAGELLHDAAQADGVHMHYGHEVEEFVRSNGVITKVRTNGGLEIEAQCYAYGFGLAMNTEVCDGSGIETSKNGILCDDHLETNIRGVFAAGDIADFYDPILEIRYRMGTWNNAGAHGKVAALNMMGGSDVYHDVPEYSSLLFKGQTITQFGMGPELRSDLDMVRKIDREKKWYRALFFWQDRLVGGLMLGKGNRAGKRKYVEAIKSKEAFPKPQWEALLDWTA, encoded by the coding sequence TTGGCGACTTCGGACGTTCGCAAATACGTTATCATCGGCAACGGGTTTGCAGGTACCACTGCGGCCGAGCAGCTGCGCAAGCACGATCCGTCGTGCGAGATCGTGCTCTTCGGCGACGAGCCGTACACGCTCTACAACCGCATTTCGCTGCCGCCGATGCTGCGCAGGCAAATTCCCGAAGCAAAGGTGATGATCCGAAATGAAGCGTGGCACGAGCAGCACCGAATCGAGCTGCACCTACGGACGCGCGTCGAGCGGATCGTTCCGCAAGAGCGCGTGGTGATGGCCGGCGGCAAGTCCTACCCGTTCGACGCGCTGCTGATCGCGACCGGCGGGCGTCCAAATCCAACCGGAAAGCCCGGAGCCGACGGCGCCGCCAATCTTTACCCGTTTCAGTATCTCGACGACACGCGCGCGATCTCCGAACAGATCGATCGCAGCAAGGCGGCCGTCGCCATCGGCGGATCGTTCATCGCCTACGAACTGGCCGAAGCGTTTAGCTCGCGAGGCGTGGAGACGCACTGGCTGATGCGCGGGCCGCGCGGATTGCACCGCGTCATGGACGACCTGGCCGGCGAGCTGCTGCACGACGCGGCGCAAGCCGACGGCGTGCACATGCACTATGGCCACGAAGTTGAGGAGTTCGTTCGCTCCAACGGCGTCATCACGAAAGTGCGAACGAATGGTGGACTCGAGATCGAAGCGCAGTGCTATGCGTACGGCTTCGGCCTCGCGATGAACACCGAAGTTTGCGACGGCAGCGGCATCGAGACGAGCAAGAACGGCATCCTCTGCGACGACCATCTCGAAACGAATATTCGTGGCGTCTTTGCGGCGGGCGACATCGCCGACTTCTACGACCCGATCCTCGAAATACGCTATCGCATGGGCACCTGGAACAACGCCGGCGCGCACGGAAAAGTCGCGGCGCTCAACATGATGGGCGGCAGCGACGTCTATCACGACGTTCCGGAGTACTCGTCGCTGCTGTTCAAGGGACAAACGATCACGCAGTTCGGCATGGGTCCCGAGCTGCGTTCCGATCTCGACATGGTGCGCAAGATCGACCGCGAGAAGAAGTGGTACCGTGCGCTGTTCTTCTGGCAGGATCGCCTCGTCGGCGGATTGATGCTGGGCAAAGGCAACCGTGCCGGCAAGCGCAAGTACGTCGAAGCGATCAAGAGCAAAGAAGCGTTCCCGAAACCGCAGTGGGAAGCGTTGCTGGATTGGACCGCTTAA
- a CDS encoding energy transducer TonB codes for MLRTLAAFAGLSFFLCLGLAAPAPANAGDGWDNPFCSGLVAVVPWDARGGTPSTSLSSDRYVLEVFANGKTDVAGVVTLITSDSAYSVPIARTDLLRSAGSDNFYAEPIFVAFDKPVDVHYAYVDQIGVDGAAPAVCPTVVQPVRASTRDASNESHVSIGADVKPVNATFLQALPALTCGRAYIPAELPRGAGAVVGAYGNVRKSTVIRIFIDSNGVPASASIERPSGIEGLDENVLGVVEHTRYSPARFLCTPVVSEMSIEMEYNP; via the coding sequence ATGCTTCGTACGTTAGCGGCCTTTGCAGGCCTTTCGTTCTTCCTTTGTCTCGGACTGGCGGCCCCGGCGCCGGCGAACGCGGGCGACGGCTGGGATAATCCGTTCTGCTCGGGGTTGGTCGCGGTCGTGCCCTGGGACGCGCGCGGCGGCACGCCGTCGACGAGCCTCTCGAGCGATCGGTACGTTCTCGAGGTGTTCGCAAACGGGAAAACCGATGTCGCCGGCGTGGTAACGCTCATCACGTCCGACTCGGCGTACTCTGTCCCCATCGCACGCACCGATCTCTTACGTTCAGCCGGGAGCGACAATTTCTACGCCGAGCCCATTTTCGTTGCGTTCGACAAACCCGTCGACGTGCATTACGCGTACGTGGATCAAATCGGCGTCGACGGTGCGGCTCCGGCAGTGTGTCCGACGGTCGTGCAGCCGGTGCGCGCGTCCACCCGGGATGCGAGCAACGAGTCCCACGTGAGCATTGGAGCCGACGTCAAGCCCGTGAACGCGACGTTTCTTCAGGCGCTGCCAGCCCTTACGTGTGGGCGCGCCTACATTCCGGCGGAGCTCCCGCGCGGGGCCGGCGCCGTCGTCGGCGCGTACGGAAACGTGCGTAAGTCGACGGTCATTCGAATCTTCATCGATTCAAACGGCGTTCCGGCATCCGCGAGCATCGAGCGGCCTTCGGGCATCGAAGGCCTCGACGAGAACGTGCTTGGAGTCGTGGAACACACGCGTTATTCGCCCGCAAGGTTTCTTTGCACGCCGGTCGTCAGCGAGATGTCGATCGAAATGGAGTATAATCCTTAG